The DNA segment TCCACCGGGCGCGGGCCCGGCCGTGGCCGCGAGGAACGGCAGCGTCGCCAGCCCGAAGCGAGGATGGGTGCCGAGCGCCGCCGCGTTCGCGGCGAACTCGCGCACCTCGCGGTGGCTGTGCAGCACGATGAGGTCGCTCTGCTCCCGGTAGACCACCGCCTTCGGCACGGCGGGGATCGTCAGCCCGGGGAACCCGGTGAGGATCGCCGGCCGGTCGCGCCGGCGCAGCAGTCGCGGCGCGACGACCCGGACGAAGGGTCCGCGCAGGGCGAGCAGCACCGCGTGCGGGTCGAACGCGTCGAGCTCCCCGTCGAGCCCGCCGGGCCCGTCGAGTGCGACCACGCGAACCTCACCCGGGTCGATCCCCGTGCCGACCAGGGCGTGGCCGAGCTGCCGGGCGCTCGGTTGCACGGGCGAGGCGATCAGCACCACGCGCACGCGCCACGGCGCCGGCAGGGTCGCGGCGAGCGCCGCGCCCCATTTCACGTACGAGTCGGAGTCGCCCACGACGAGCAGGCGCCGGCCAGCGGCATCCGCTCGGTTCGCATGCGGCTCGGCCGCTGCGCTCACGCGAGCACCCGCCGGAGCTTGGCCCTCGGCGCCTCCTCGCCGGGGTAGACGCGCTTGACGCCGTCGCCGAGCGCATCGGTGATGATCCGGATGTCGCGCACGAGGTGGTCGAGCCCCTGCGGCTCGAGCGAGGCCGAGTGGTCGGAGCCCCACATGGTGCGGTCGAGCGTGATGTGCCGTTCGACGGCGACCGCGCCGAGCGCGACGGCGGCGAGCGAGATCTGCAGGCCGCGCTCGTGGCCGGAGTAGCCGACCGGTACGCCCGGGAAGCGCCGCTTGAGCGCGGGGACCATGAGCAGGTTCGCCTCGTCGGGCGGCATCGGGTAGCTCGACGTGGCGTGCAGGATCACGAGCCGCTCGGTGCCGAGCACGGTCACGGCGCGGTCGATCTCGTCCATGGTCGACATGCCGGTCGAGAGGATGACGGGCTTGCCGGTCTCGCGGACCGCCTCGAGGAGTTCCAGGTCGGTGACCGACGCCGAGGCGATCTTGTGGGCGACGGCGCCGTACGACTCGAGGTCGGCGACGGCCGGCGCGTCCCACGGCGACGCGAACCAGTCGAGCCCGTGCAGCGCCGCGTGCCGGGCGACCTCGGCGTACTCGTCGCGGCCGAACTCGACGCGGTGACGGTACTCGAGGTAGGTCATCGTGCCCCACGGCGTCTCGCGCGGGGTGAGCTTCATGTGCTCGGGCGTCGAGATGTCGGGCGTGCGCTTCTGGAACTTCACGGCCTGCACGCCGGCGCGCGCCGCGACCTCGATGAGGCGCTTGGCGATCTCGACGTCGCCGTTGTGGTTCAGGCCGATCTCGGCGATGACGTAGACGGGCTCGTAGTCGCCGATGGCGGCGTGGCCGATGCGCACGGACATGGTGGCTCGCTTTCGAAGGTGGTGGGTCAGGTCGTGACGGATGCCGCGGCGATCGCCCCGCGCTGCTCGCGCGTGGGGTGGGCGGGGTCGAGTTCGCGCGATTCGCCCTCGCGCGGCGCCCCGCCCGCTGCGGCGTTCGTCGCCGCTCGCGCGGCGAGCACGAGGTCGGCCAGTTCGCGCACGGCACCGTGCCCGCCGTGCCGTTCGAGCACGTGTCGCGCCCGCTCGAGCGCGTCGGGCGCCGCATCGGGCACCGCGATCGGCCAGCCCGCGAGGTCGAGGGCGGGGATGTCGCCCCGGTCGTTGCCGACGTACGCGACGCGATCGAGACGGATGCCGCGCGCCGCCGCCCACTCGCGCAGCGCCGCACCCTTGTCGTCGACGCCCTGCAGGCAGTCCACCCCGAGCTTCTCCGCGCGACGCGACACGACCGGGTTCGCCTCCGCGCTGAGGATGAGCACGGGCACGCCGGCGTCGCGCAGCCGCGCGATCCCGGCACCGTCGGCGCGACTGACGCGCACCGACTCCCGGCCGAGCTCGTCGACCGTGGCCGTGTCGTCGGTGTGCACGCCGTCGAAGTCGGTCGCGACCGCGTCGACGTCGATGAATGGATGCCGCGGGTCGGCGACCCAGGCCGCGCCGGAGCGTCGGGCGAGCATGGCGGCGACCGTTCCCGCCAGGCGTCGGTCGACGCGCGGGGCGAGCGCGCGGGCGCGCGCGAGGTCGGCCGCGTCGTCGATCTCGACGGCCGTGTCGGGGTGCACGCGCTGGATGCCGATGCGCCCGAAGAAGCGGTGCCTCGCGAGCAGGAACCCGTCGGTGCGCAGGGCGTAGAAGGCGCCCGTCTCGAGGTACTCGGGCTCGCGGTCCTGCCTGCGCGGACGGTCGGTCGGGTCGTGGTTGACCCCGGTCGCGCTCGCCCCGTCCGCGTCATCCGCTCGCTCACGCCAGAGGAAGCCGTGCGTCGGCGTCGCGGCGAACACGACGTCGCGCTCTCCCTGCTCGACGCGCAGGACCGCGGCGTCGAGGTCCGCGGGGTCGATGAACGGCGACGTCGCCTGGATGAAGACGGTAACGGCCGGCCCGCTGGCGGCATCGAACCCCGACTCCCCCAGCGCGTGCAGGACCGCGGATTCGCTCGAGGCCGTCGCCCCGGACAGTTCCGCCGGACGATCGACGATCTCCGCGCCGGCCCTGCGCGCGACCTCGGCGATCTCGGCATCGTCGGTCGTGACGACGACGCGGCCGATCCGCTCGGCGGCACGCGCGGCGTGCACCGCCCGTGCGACGAGCGGTGCGCCGCCGACCCGGGCCAGGTTCTTGCCCGGCAGGCCCTGCGACCCGCCCCTGGCCGGGATGATCGCGATCGCGACGGCCGCACGCGCGACCCGACCGCCGCCGAGCGCGACGCCCTCGCCCGGTGCGCGCGCGGCGCGTTCCCCGTGCGCGCCGGCGCCGTCCTGGGCGGGTCTCGTCGTCGCGTCGGCGGCGGTGGCCTCGGTGAGCTCGCTGCTGCTCATGTCGCGAACGTATTCGCGGCATCCGTCCGCACGGTGCACGCCGGGTGAACTCCCGGCGACGCTCGCGCGGCCGATGCCGCGCACTCCCTGTGGATGACGCGCCTCGGGTGCGCGCCCGGTCATCTACGTTTGAGCGCATGCCCGCGTCATCCGCCCCCACCAGCAGACCCGGGCGGATGCCGCAGCGCGCCGCCCTCGCCGCCCTCGCGTGCGCTCTGCTCATCGGCACGACCGCGTGCGCGGTCGCGGACGAGCCGGGTGGCGAACCGCGCAGCGCGCCGCCCGCCGAGACGGCCGACGGGTCGACCGCCGAGCCGACCGCCGAGCCGATCTTCGCGTCGGACGAGGAGGCGCTCGCGGCGGCGGTGGAAGCGTACGAGGCGTACAGCGCGGCATCCAATCGCGTGGCGAACGCCGGCGGAGAGGGTTCGGGCGGCATTGCCCGGCTGGTGAGCCCTGAATTCGACGAGGTAGTTCAAGAGGAATTCGCGGCGCTCCGAGATTCCGGGCTGAGGATGTCAGGTGACGCCATCCACTTCGCGCCAGTTCTGGACTCGCACGAGGAACGGAATCGTGTCGCGACCGTCACCGTCACGTTCTGTCGCGACGTCTCCGGAACACGCCTCCTTCGCCCCGACGGTTCGGATGCCACGCCGGCGGACCGCGATCTCATCCAGGCGACGAACGTCGTACTCACGTCCGTTGAACGCGACTCA comes from the Agromyces marinus genome and includes:
- a CDS encoding acylneuraminate cytidylyltransferase, whose protein sequence is MSSSELTEATAADATTRPAQDGAGAHGERAARAPGEGVALGGGRVARAAVAIAIIPARGGSQGLPGKNLARVGGAPLVARAVHAARAAERIGRVVVTTDDAEIAEVARRAGAEIVDRPAELSGATASSESAVLHALGESGFDAASGPAVTVFIQATSPFIDPADLDAAVLRVEQGERDVVFAATPTHGFLWRERADDADGASATGVNHDPTDRPRRQDREPEYLETGAFYALRTDGFLLARHRFFGRIGIQRVHPDTAVEIDDAADLARARALAPRVDRRLAGTVAAMLARRSGAAWVADPRHPFIDVDAVATDFDGVHTDDTATVDELGRESVRVSRADGAGIARLRDAGVPVLILSAEANPVVSRRAEKLGVDCLQGVDDKGAALREWAAARGIRLDRVAYVGNDRGDIPALDLAGWPIAVPDAAPDALERARHVLERHGGHGAVRELADLVLAARAATNAAAGGAPREGESRELDPAHPTREQRGAIAAASVTT
- a CDS encoding N-acetylneuraminate synthase family protein — translated: MSVRIGHAAIGDYEPVYVIAEIGLNHNGDVEIAKRLIEVAARAGVQAVKFQKRTPDISTPEHMKLTPRETPWGTMTYLEYRHRVEFGRDEYAEVARHAALHGLDWFASPWDAPAVADLESYGAVAHKIASASVTDLELLEAVRETGKPVILSTGMSTMDEIDRAVTVLGTERLVILHATSSYPMPPDEANLLMVPALKRRFPGVPVGYSGHERGLQISLAAVALGAVAVERHITLDRTMWGSDHSASLEPQGLDHLVRDIRIITDALGDGVKRVYPGEEAPRAKLRRVLA